The following coding sequences lie in one Alicyclobacillus curvatus genomic window:
- a CDS encoding cupin — translation MKLFRFGQETGTAISRFDSNFVMSRILTCDKPAHIGCMHLEPNGIVGFHEASCPQLLLVVNGQGWVRCNTEEIVPVAVGDAVFWEQGEWHETKTHDGLTAIVVESDVLHPAHFMPLRK, via the coding sequence GTGAAACTCTTTAGGTTTGGTCAAGAAACGGGAACTGCGATTTCCCGTTTTGATTCGAATTTCGTCATGTCACGCATATTGACCTGTGACAAACCTGCACACATAGGATGCATGCACCTCGAACCCAATGGAATTGTCGGCTTTCACGAAGCATCGTGCCCACAATTGCTTCTGGTCGTCAATGGTCAGGGATGGGTTCGCTGCAACACGGAAGAGATAGTTCCTGTTGCAGTTGGTGATGCGGTCTTTTGGGAACAGGGAGAATGGCATGAAACGAAGACACACGATGGCTTAACTGCGATTGTCGTGGAATCGGATGTTCTGCATCCAGCGCATTTCATGCCGCTCCGGAAATGA
- a CDS encoding LysM peptidoglycan-binding domain-containing protein, producing MNRQGLTWFSTITFLLLTPVVAYAAVSTLTRSNTEQRPALLHTTETYTVQKGDTLWGISRKLGVSISNLVAWNDITNPNFLLPGQSITYEIVPRDTDDMSETNQAAGVGQSTSQTGSQGTSQPTSQSASQGGAQGAAQGAAQGAAESTTAQTSTQTPSPLQAQTEASTMTATGRVPASVANGAEVIDCMLTAYTAGPESTGKEPGDPGYDITSTGARAIEGITVAVDPSVIPYGTKLFIPGVGFRIAEDTGGAIVGNHIDVFFNNVSIARDFGVHQNVPVYILPSWFPIPNFQF from the coding sequence ATGAACCGCCAAGGACTCACATGGTTCAGTACCATCACGTTCCTGTTGCTGACCCCCGTCGTCGCTTATGCGGCCGTCAGTACGCTAACGAGATCAAACACTGAACAACGCCCTGCCCTACTGCATACTACCGAGACCTATACGGTTCAAAAGGGCGACACGTTGTGGGGAATCTCACGGAAACTCGGGGTAAGTATATCGAATTTGGTGGCGTGGAATGATATCACCAACCCAAACTTTTTGCTGCCTGGTCAATCTATCACCTATGAGATAGTGCCGAGAGACACAGACGATATGAGTGAGACAAATCAGGCTGCTGGTGTAGGACAGTCCACATCACAGACAGGTAGCCAGGGGACGAGTCAACCGACATCCCAATCCGCATCCCAAGGAGGGGCTCAAGGTGCAGCTCAAGGAGCGGCTCAGGGAGCGGCAGAGTCGACCACTGCGCAGACGTCAACACAGACTCCCTCACCGCTTCAGGCACAGACAGAGGCAAGCACCATGACCGCCACGGGCCGCGTACCCGCAAGCGTGGCAAATGGCGCCGAGGTGATTGATTGCATGTTGACCGCCTACACCGCGGGCCCAGAGTCAACCGGCAAGGAACCGGGCGACCCTGGATATGACATAACATCGACCGGCGCCAGGGCGATTGAGGGGATTACCGTCGCTGTCGATCCGTCCGTTATCCCCTACGGCACCAAATTGTTTATTCCCGGTGTGGGGTTTCGAATCGCGGAAGATACGGGTGGGGCCATTGTTGGCAATCACATTGACGTCTTTTTCAACAACGTGAGCATCGCGCGGGACTTCGGTGTGCACCAAAACGTCCCTGTATACATCTTGCCAAGTTGGTTCCCCATTCCCAACTTCCAGTTTTAG